Proteins from a single region of Chloroherpeton thalassium ATCC 35110:
- a CDS encoding DivIVA domain-containing protein: MRLTPLDIKKQEFKRSLRGYDSVEVDAFLETLSKQWEDLLEEKERLTRRVQETEMEIQKFKQVENMLHQTLAQAQQSSTAAVENAKREAQLIKQEAQMIAEKMIEQAKNESNLIKDNIQRLQLQRHEIISKLKLLLTSQLELLESLGKDSGLEKGFSELKKETVQKKIEVQETTIKQESKSVPAKMTSQVPTSVPVPPQAPASKPQTSATMKAPDKQENVKFLQVQELEALFTDLDTEENPDMVFQPVPNSQLPSADATRNAGSPAIAKDLMQSKMPESSNKPAEATDDHAPKTTRVEVPLEELKKTSQTHRRLNIDDILDSLE, translated from the coding sequence ATGAGACTGACACCGCTCGATATAAAAAAGCAAGAGTTTAAGCGTTCGCTAAGAGGATATGATAGCGTGGAAGTTGATGCTTTTCTTGAAACGCTTTCCAAACAGTGGGAAGATTTGCTCGAAGAAAAAGAGCGATTAACCCGCCGCGTTCAAGAAACAGAAATGGAAATTCAAAAATTTAAGCAGGTTGAAAATATGTTGCATCAAACGCTGGCACAGGCGCAACAGTCTTCAACAGCGGCGGTTGAAAATGCGAAACGAGAAGCGCAGCTGATCAAGCAAGAAGCGCAAATGATCGCGGAAAAGATGATCGAGCAGGCCAAAAACGAATCGAATTTAATTAAGGATAACATTCAGCGGTTACAGCTTCAACGCCATGAGATTATTAGCAAGCTGAAATTGCTGCTAACTTCTCAGCTCGAACTGCTCGAATCGCTCGGTAAAGATAGTGGCTTAGAAAAAGGATTTAGCGAGCTAAAAAAAGAAACGGTTCAAAAAAAAATTGAAGTTCAGGAAACAACGATTAAGCAAGAATCGAAAAGTGTTCCCGCGAAGATGACTTCGCAAGTGCCCACCAGCGTGCCCGTGCCTCCTCAAGCTCCTGCATCGAAGCCGCAAACGAGTGCTACAATGAAAGCACCAGACAAACAGGAAAATGTGAAATTTCTTCAAGTTCAAGAGCTTGAAGCGCTTTTCACCGATTTAGATACAGAGGAAAATCCCGATATGGTCTTTCAGCCGGTGCCAAATTCTCAACTGCCATCGGCTGATGCAACGCGCAATGCAGGCTCGCCTGCAATTGCCAAAGACTTGATGCAATCGAAAATGCCGGAATCATCAAATAAGCCGGCAGAAGCCACAGATGACCACGCTCCAAAGACTACACGCGTTGAAGTTCCGCTTGAAGAGCTGAAAAAGACTTCCCAAACGCATCGAAGGCTGAATATTGATGATATTTTAGACAGTTTGGAATAA
- a CDS encoding OmpP1/FadL family transporter, with protein sequence MISTKKLFWLVLLLVVSLTHAAYADGFKIGEQSVKASGMVNAFTAQADKPSAVYYNPAGITQLNGLQFETGVSAFSSSVTFKSAGTSYWGTNGETTSADDDVILVPHVYATYKLNECWSFGFGEYTNFGLGTTWPDDWEGRYITGGVNAEVKTINLKPVIAYQPLKNLSIAVGADIQNFEVTLEHKILNVDPTNSANVGKDLHAKLNGDSWNTGLNFAVLYWITENLKLGASYQTAIEQEIEGAVDISGTHVYAPLQTSLIGSHDATAKVELPPFFTMGLAWMYEKWTVEFDVEWVGWSTYDKLEVESPTLEAVTQKKISSTKNWEDSWAYKLGAQYGLTETLDLRAGVCYDAATAPLSTLDPLVPSQDRWLMSLGAGIELSNFTIDAAYVLVLDNADEFNNNVGNYAESFGKAYLGNVTGSFDSPKVSVFCLGLTYKL encoded by the coding sequence ATGATAAGCACAAAAAAACTATTTTGGCTGGTGCTGCTACTTGTCGTTTCCCTAACGCACGCAGCTTATGCAGACGGTTTTAAAATTGGAGAACAAAGCGTCAAAGCTTCAGGAATGGTAAATGCCTTTACGGCGCAAGCCGATAAGCCATCGGCGGTGTATTACAATCCTGCTGGAATCACTCAATTAAACGGGCTTCAGTTTGAAACAGGTGTTTCTGCTTTCTCTTCGTCTGTTACATTTAAAAGTGCCGGCACTTCTTACTGGGGAACTAATGGCGAAACCACAAGTGCCGATGACGATGTCATTTTAGTTCCGCATGTTTATGCAACTTACAAGTTAAACGAATGCTGGAGTTTTGGCTTTGGCGAATACACCAATTTCGGACTCGGCACAACTTGGCCAGACGATTGGGAAGGCCGCTACATTACTGGCGGTGTGAATGCGGAAGTAAAAACGATCAACCTGAAACCCGTCATTGCCTATCAGCCGCTCAAAAACCTGAGCATTGCAGTTGGGGCGGATATTCAAAATTTTGAAGTCACGCTGGAACATAAGATTCTAAATGTAGATCCAACCAATTCCGCAAATGTTGGGAAAGATCTTCATGCGAAATTAAATGGCGATAGCTGGAATACCGGATTGAACTTTGCTGTTCTTTACTGGATTACCGAAAATTTGAAATTGGGCGCCAGTTATCAAACGGCGATTGAGCAGGAAATTGAAGGCGCGGTAGATATTAGCGGCACGCATGTATATGCTCCGCTTCAAACCTCGCTGATTGGCTCTCACGACGCCACGGCAAAGGTTGAGTTGCCGCCGTTTTTCACAATGGGATTAGCGTGGATGTATGAAAAGTGGACAGTTGAATTTGATGTTGAGTGGGTTGGCTGGTCGACGTATGATAAGCTGGAAGTCGAATCGCCAACATTGGAAGCCGTGACACAGAAAAAGATTTCATCAACAAAAAACTGGGAAGATTCTTGGGCTTATAAGCTTGGCGCACAGTATGGCCTCACCGAAACGCTTGATCTTCGCGCAGGCGTTTGCTACGATGCCGCAACCGCACCACTTTCTACGTTAGATCCGCTGGTTCCTTCTCAAGACAGATGGTTAATGTCGCTCGGTGCGGGCATCGAACTCAGTAATTTTACCATCGATGCTGCGTACGTGCTGGTGCTTGACAATGCCGATGAGTTTAATAATAATGTTGGCAACTACGCGGAAAGCTTTGGCAAGGCTTATCTCGGAAATGTAACCGGGTCGTTTGATTCCCCAAAAGTCAGCGTTTTTTGTTTAGGGCTCACCTATAAGCTTTGA
- a CDS encoding phosphatase PAP2 family protein, with protein MTQLLGSAKKKHNILKHTAPEALKVKDESWFYIQLYALFLAIGFALTTFIPKGDLELAVNANHQPLADTFFKYVTNLGDGLILAFAAMALLFIRYYYAFVLVIISSVHGILIHLFKKVWFPGTLRPKAFFEDLADLHFVEGVKVHSHNTFPSGHTATIFALTVFLALIINKKSWSLALILVAVLVGFSRVYLMQHFFFDVYVGSMVGVLSTWLSVYLVERFTNFTENSLMSRSILRRSF; from the coding sequence ATGACACAATTATTAGGTTCTGCTAAGAAAAAGCACAACATATTAAAACATACTGCGCCTGAAGCGCTGAAAGTAAAAGACGAATCGTGGTTTTATATTCAGCTCTACGCGCTGTTTCTGGCCATTGGATTTGCGCTGACAACCTTCATTCCAAAAGGGGACTTAGAACTTGCTGTGAATGCCAATCATCAACCGCTGGCCGATACTTTTTTTAAATACGTCACGAATTTAGGCGATGGGCTTATCCTGGCATTCGCTGCAATGGCGCTACTTTTTATCAGATATTACTACGCATTTGTGCTGGTCATCATCAGCTCGGTTCATGGCATTCTCATTCACCTGTTCAAGAAAGTTTGGTTTCCAGGCACACTTCGCCCAAAAGCTTTTTTTGAAGATCTGGCTGATTTACACTTTGTCGAAGGCGTTAAAGTCCATAGTCACAATACCTTTCCTTCTGGCCATACTGCTACTATTTTTGCCCTAACGGTTTTTTTAGCCCTAATTATTAACAAAAAAAGTTGGTCGCTTGCACTCATTTTAGTCGCTGTGCTGGTTGGTTTTTCGCGTGTGTACTTGATGCAACACTTCTTTTTTGATGTGTATGTGGGTTCAATGGTTGGCGTGCTATCCACTTGGCTGTCGGTTTATTTGGTCGAGCGATTTACGAATTTTACAGAAAATAGCTTGATGAGCCGATCGATTCTTCGCAGAAGCTTCTGA
- a CDS encoding ArnT family glycosyltransferase — MKNYLLLFLASAILLFSNIWGQPLYILDEAKNASCAREMLESENPIVPTFNYSLRTDKPPLHYYFMMLSYSMFGVNEFAARFFSSVFGVLSVLITYGFSRRYLSESAAVWAAVVLLSSLHYNLQFHFSVPDPYLIFFLTLAFFSFFAAVKESAPKFFYLFYAALAFGTLSKGPVAIALPGLILLIYLLLKKDLTLKRIFGMRLISGGLLFLLIAVPWYVMVGLATDFEWTNSFFLKHNVGRFTETMEGHGGIFLITPIFAFVGLLPFSIFLVQAIRKSWQARETDLLLFSLIISAVFIGFFSVSQTKLPNYIVPSYPFLAIILGNFLASLENGETAKSQKLGISYGAYLFLMLLVPAAAYFALPLEKALAGLQYLAAVFLLLPFGAAFACVFYLKKNPAMANRVMAGSFMLTTLLFFYVVFPRIYMENPVARSLPKMDTEQPIAYYKRLNPSFAFYLRKPIPKLETEKEVRDYLEEHPKAYIITSRRDFREISEVADFEILMERKDTFERPVTMVVTPKTPMCDN, encoded by the coding sequence GTGAAAAACTACCTCCTGCTTTTCCTTGCAAGTGCGATTTTACTTTTTTCCAACATTTGGGGACAGCCGCTCTACATTTTGGACGAAGCCAAAAATGCCTCCTGCGCGCGTGAAATGCTCGAAAGCGAAAACCCGATTGTCCCGACCTTTAACTACTCGCTGCGCACCGACAAACCGCCACTGCATTATTATTTTATGATGCTCTCGTATTCCATGTTCGGCGTGAATGAATTTGCCGCACGATTTTTTTCCTCCGTGTTCGGTGTTTTAAGCGTTCTCATCACTTACGGATTTTCGCGGCGATACCTCAGTGAATCGGCAGCGGTTTGGGCAGCGGTGGTGCTGCTTTCCTCGCTGCACTACAATCTTCAGTTCCATTTTTCTGTGCCCGATCCGTATTTGATTTTTTTTCTCACGCTTGCCTTCTTTTCTTTTTTTGCGGCGGTAAAAGAATCTGCGCCGAAGTTTTTCTACCTTTTTTATGCTGCGCTGGCGTTTGGAACGCTGAGCAAAGGACCTGTCGCGATTGCTTTGCCGGGTCTCATTTTGCTGATTTATCTCTTGTTGAAAAAAGACCTAACGCTCAAACGCATTTTCGGGATGCGGCTTATTTCCGGCGGTTTGTTGTTTTTGCTCATTGCCGTGCCTTGGTATGTGATGGTTGGCCTGGCGACCGATTTTGAATGGACAAACTCGTTTTTCCTGAAGCATAATGTCGGGCGGTTTACCGAAACGATGGAAGGTCATGGTGGCATTTTCCTGATTACGCCGATTTTTGCATTCGTTGGGCTTTTGCCTTTTTCCATCTTTTTGGTTCAGGCAATTCGAAAAAGTTGGCAAGCACGAGAAACTGATTTGCTGCTTTTTTCGCTCATCATTTCAGCGGTTTTCATCGGATTTTTTTCCGTTTCGCAAACTAAATTGCCAAACTACATTGTGCCGTCCTATCCGTTCCTTGCAATTATTTTGGGAAATTTTCTCGCGTCGTTGGAAAATGGCGAAACGGCAAAGTCGCAAAAATTGGGAATCAGCTATGGCGCGTATCTTTTTCTGATGTTGCTTGTGCCGGCTGCCGCGTATTTTGCGTTGCCGCTTGAAAAGGCGCTCGCCGGTTTGCAATATTTGGCGGCGGTTTTCCTTTTGCTTCCGTTTGGCGCGGCGTTCGCCTGTGTTTTTTACCTCAAAAAAAATCCTGCGATGGCCAACCGCGTGATGGCGGGCTCATTTATGCTCACCACGCTGCTATTTTTCTACGTCGTTTTTCCGCGGATTTACATGGAAAATCCGGTCGCGCGCAGCTTGCCGAAAATGGACACCGAGCAACCCATCGCGTATTACAAACGCCTGAACCCTTCGTTTGCATTTTATTTGAGAAAGCCGATTCCGAAGTTGGAGACGGAAAAAGAAGTTCGCGATTATCTTGAAGAACACCCGAAGGCCTACATTATTACATCGCGAAGAGATTTCAGGGAAATTTCGGAGGTCGCCGATTTTGAAATTTTGATGGAACGCAAAGACACATTTGAGCGCCCAGTTACGATGGTCGTTACGCCAAAAACGCCTATGTGCGACAACTGA
- a CDS encoding TenA family transcriptional regulator encodes MKNPRRLVLTAEFIAKHGLSTAPPPENSLFWKMWNACESIAQASLNTDFIQGIKNGTLDPVKYGAFNVSDAYYCFNGAQDYLAAESRASDPTLRAFLYEKYNSYQTYNEEFPDTWHIRDARGVIPLEICEEYSGFEKTVASHENPIYTLVAMIPCEYLWYWLAHELYPPASGNLYAPWIDGNNYPDGAYAMGNFLNDYQIAHPDEIDENTAIEIYTQAMTYEQRNFSAATASQS; translated from the coding sequence ATGAAAAACCCCAGAAGGCTTGTCCTAACGGCTGAGTTCATCGCAAAACATGGCCTTTCTACCGCACCACCGCCAGAAAACTCGCTATTTTGGAAAATGTGGAATGCTTGCGAAAGCATCGCACAGGCTTCATTAAACACTGATTTCATTCAGGGAATTAAAAACGGCACGCTTGATCCGGTAAAATATGGCGCATTCAATGTCAGCGACGCATACTATTGCTTCAATGGCGCACAGGATTATCTTGCCGCAGAAAGCCGTGCCAGCGACCCGACCTTGCGCGCGTTTCTCTACGAAAAATATAATAGCTATCAAACATACAACGAGGAATTTCCTGACACCTGGCACATCAGAGATGCTCGCGGTGTGATTCCGCTTGAGATTTGCGAGGAATACTCAGGTTTTGAAAAAACCGTCGCTTCACATGAAAATCCTATCTACACGTTAGTTGCTATGATTCCTTGCGAATATCTTTGGTATTGGTTAGCTCACGAGCTTTATCCGCCAGCATCTGGCAATTTATACGCACCGTGGATCGACGGGAACAACTATCCTGATGGCGCTTATGCGATGGGAAATTTTTTGAATGACTATCAAATCGCGCACCCTGACGAAATTGATGAAAACACAGCGATTGAGATATACACGCAAGCAATGACGTACGAGCAGAGAAATTTTTCTGCGGCCACCGCGTCGCAGTCATAA
- a CDS encoding M20/M25/M40 family metallo-hydrolase, protein MRLSKILFIAILFFLLSPDAGARKNPKASATEQKGYALLDASLLSAHLHFLASDALEGRETGLHGQKIAAEYIASNFKRLGLKALGKDGSYFQEFSVCQSCVGIENKILVYSQTNDAQSAEPTAVWDGFLQDFYFFPRRFSASDTLSGEVVFLGYGIHDESEYDYSDYKNMDVEGKIVLVMHGEPQRNDSSSIFNGVNPTRWSRNSEKRAAAIDAGVKALLIVSDQPPMPPVKEQAEAFASYITQSSVNLATAAPDDEFLASPLPPSIYISTEIANSLLVASGKKLDELQAEIDRTGKPLSFQIENTRANIVIDIQKEILKTENVCAMIEGCEEKDEAVVVCGHYDHLGIDRRGNIYNGADDNGSGSAAVLSLAEAFARNGIKPRRSIIFMLFSGEEKGLLGSKHFVSKPMFPLENIVADVNLDMVGRSDRKHEASGETDYVYAIGSDKISLEYDRLLREANQASVNLELDYTFNREDDPNRFYYRSDQYSFAKHGIPSLFLFTGLHDDYHQPTDTIEKIDFEKLTKISRLAFSLLWRVANLEHRLEKNVDVP, encoded by the coding sequence ATGCGACTCTCCAAAATTCTGTTCATCGCAATTCTTTTCTTTTTGCTTTCCCCCGACGCGGGCGCACGCAAAAATCCCAAGGCTTCGGCAACCGAACAGAAAGGCTATGCGCTGCTGGATGCGTCCCTTTTGAGCGCCCATCTTCACTTTCTTGCCAGCGATGCGCTCGAAGGCCGAGAAACTGGTTTGCACGGTCAAAAAATTGCCGCCGAATATATTGCCTCAAATTTCAAACGATTGGGTTTGAAAGCTCTGGGAAAAGACGGCTCGTATTTTCAGGAATTTTCGGTTTGCCAGTCGTGCGTGGGTATTGAAAATAAAATTCTGGTGTATTCGCAGACGAACGATGCGCAAAGCGCTGAGCCAACAGCAGTTTGGGACGGTTTTCTTCAAGATTTTTACTTTTTTCCGAGACGATTTTCTGCTTCCGATACGCTTTCTGGCGAGGTTGTTTTTTTGGGTTATGGCATTCATGACGAGAGCGAGTATGACTATTCCGATTATAAAAATATGGATGTTGAAGGAAAAATCGTGCTGGTGATGCACGGCGAGCCGCAGCGCAACGATTCGAGTAGCATTTTTAATGGCGTAAATCCGACTCGCTGGAGCAGAAACAGCGAAAAGCGTGCAGCGGCGATCGATGCGGGGGTCAAGGCGCTTCTGATTGTTTCCGATCAACCGCCCATGCCGCCCGTGAAAGAACAAGCTGAAGCCTTCGCAAGCTACATCACACAAAGCTCCGTGAATCTTGCAACAGCAGCCCCCGACGATGAATTTCTGGCTTCTCCCTTGCCGCCCTCTATTTACATTTCCACTGAAATTGCCAATAGTTTGCTTGTCGCTTCTGGAAAAAAACTGGATGAACTTCAAGCGGAAATCGATCGAACGGGAAAACCGCTTTCATTTCAAATTGAAAACACACGAGCAAACATTGTGATTGATATTCAAAAAGAAATATTAAAGACGGAAAATGTTTGCGCCATGATAGAAGGCTGCGAGGAAAAAGATGAAGCCGTTGTGGTTTGTGGGCATTACGACCATCTTGGCATTGATCGGCGCGGCAATATTTATAATGGCGCTGATGATAATGGCTCCGGTTCAGCCGCAGTGCTTTCGCTTGCCGAAGCCTTTGCTCGAAACGGCATAAAACCGCGTCGCAGCATTATTTTTATGCTTTTTTCGGGTGAAGAAAAAGGCTTGTTGGGTTCAAAGCATTTTGTGTCTAAACCAATGTTTCCATTGGAAAATATTGTCGCGGATGTGAATTTGGATATGGTTGGCCGTTCCGACAGAAAACATGAAGCATCGGGCGAAACTGATTATGTGTATGCAATCGGTTCGGATAAAATCAGCTTGGAATATGACCGCCTGCTTCGCGAAGCGAATCAAGCAAGCGTGAATCTCGAGCTTGATTATACATTCAATCGGGAAGACGATCCAAATCGGTTTTATTACCGAAGTGATCAGTACAGTTTTGCCAAACACGGCATTCCATCGCTGTTTCTTTTCACCGGACTGCACGATGATTATCACCAGCCGACGGACACCATCGAGAAAATCGATTTTGAAAAATTGACAAAAATTTCTCGCCTGGCATTTTCGCTACTTTGGCGTGTGGCGAACTTGGAACACCGTTTGGAAAAGAATGTGGATGTGCCATGA
- a CDS encoding dicarboxylate/amino acid:cation symporter, which translates to MSHKAAVFLLYFIVLGVLFGLITGWYFGEAMTEVAWLGKMFLNGLKMLIVPLIVAAVVSGVGSMGDVRKLGKIGGLTLAYYTITTGIAVFIGLVMVNLIQPGVGLDISGGAIPDKIVGKENTGISDILLSLVSPNIVASASETQLLPIILFSIVFSAALTTLGDKGRQVLALFHTVNDALMKMVVWLMYFAPVGIFALVSSRMGEAGGGEAFWNQIQAVGLHVVTVLSGLTIHFMVLCLILIFIGKQGCGYLANMMRALLTAFGTASSSATLPLTMECTRENGIDERAVEFTIPLGSTVNMDGTALYEAAAVMFIAQAYGIDMSFGAQAIIFITATLAAIGAAGIPEAGLVTMVIVLQAVHLPLEGVGLLLAVDWFLDRFRTATNVWGDAVGAAVVSRFLSKNPSTP; encoded by the coding sequence ATGTCTCATAAAGCCGCTGTTTTTTTACTCTATTTCATTGTTCTGGGCGTTCTTTTCGGCCTAATAACCGGATGGTATTTTGGCGAAGCGATGACGGAAGTTGCGTGGCTGGGAAAAATGTTTTTAAATGGCCTGAAAATGTTGATTGTCCCGCTGATTGTGGCTGCGGTTGTGAGCGGTGTTGGCTCGATGGGCGATGTTCGAAAATTGGGAAAAATCGGTGGCCTAACGCTCGCTTACTACACGATAACCACAGGCATTGCCGTGTTCATTGGCTTGGTGATGGTAAATTTGATTCAGCCTGGCGTCGGGCTTGACATTTCCGGCGGCGCAATTCCTGATAAAATTGTGGGAAAAGAAAACACCGGAATTTCCGACATTTTGCTTTCGCTTGTCTCGCCGAATATTGTCGCGTCGGCGTCCGAGACGCAGCTTTTGCCCATCATTCTTTTTTCCATTGTTTTTTCCGCCGCGCTCACCACGCTTGGTGACAAAGGCCGTCAGGTTTTGGCGTTGTTCCACACGGTCAATGATGCGTTGATGAAAATGGTGGTGTGGCTTATGTATTTTGCGCCGGTCGGTATTTTTGCGTTGGTGTCCAGTCGCATGGGCGAAGCGGGCGGCGGTGAAGCTTTTTGGAATCAAATTCAGGCAGTTGGATTGCATGTGGTCACGGTTTTATCTGGCCTAACTATTCATTTTATGGTGCTTTGTCTGATTTTAATTTTTATCGGAAAGCAAGGCTGCGGCTATTTGGCAAATATGATGCGTGCGCTGCTCACGGCGTTTGGCACGGCAAGTTCGTCGGCCACTTTGCCGCTCACGATGGAATGTACGCGCGAAAATGGTATCGACGAGCGCGCGGTGGAATTTACAATCCCGCTTGGCAGCACGGTTAATATGGACGGCACGGCGCTCTACGAAGCCGCCGCCGTCATGTTTATTGCGCAAGCTTACGGCATCGATATGAGCTTTGGCGCGCAAGCGATTATTTTCATTACGGCCACGCTGGCTGCCATTGGCGCGGCGGGCATTCCCGAAGCCGGCCTCGTCACAATGGTGATTGTGCTTCAGGCGGTTCATTTGCCGCTCGAAGGCGTCGGCCTCTTGCTCGCCGTTGATTGGTTTTTGGACAGATTCCGCACGGCCACAAATGTTTGGGGCGACGCGGTCGGCGCAGCGGTGGTCTCGCGTTTTTTGTCCAAGAATCCCTCAACTCCCTAA
- a CDS encoding DUF4405 domain-containing protein — protein sequence MKSARPFVTATVTMSFVILSITGVLMTFHVFPREQTHMLKGIHEWLGYLFIIGAGFHLYFNWSAILGYFKQRHNQLQWLVAGLVCIALSIGAFVFNPDSKRGQGEGRHRAQFENFERHHSSDLPKN from the coding sequence ATGAAATCTGCCAGACCCTTCGTTACAGCAACCGTTACGATGAGCTTTGTGATTCTTTCTATTACCGGTGTGCTCATGACCTTTCATGTTTTTCCAAGAGAGCAAACGCACATGCTCAAAGGCATACATGAATGGTTGGGTTACCTTTTCATCATCGGTGCTGGATTTCACTTGTACTTTAACTGGTCTGCCATTCTTGGCTATTTCAAACAACGACACAATCAGTTGCAATGGCTCGTAGCCGGATTGGTTTGTATTGCCTTATCAATTGGCGCTTTTGTGTTCAATCCTGATTCGAAGCGAGGCCAAGGAGAAGGCAGACATCGTGCGCAATTCGAGAATTTCGAACGGCATCATTCATCTGACTTACCAAAAAACTAA
- the fabG gene encoding 3-oxoacyl-[acyl-carrier-protein] reductase produces the protein MEINLKGKISLVTGATRGIGKAIAIALAGAGSDVAFTYKSSEEKALALKTELEAMGVRALAICADAASFSEAQTTIDEVTKSLGGLDILVNNAGITRDTLLLRMSEAHWDDVLSSNLKSVFNYTKAAARPMMSKRAGRIINITSIIGLSGNAGQANYAASKAGIIGFTKSIAKEFASRNILVNAIAPGWIETEMTSALPEAQRKEYAEAIPLKRAGKSEDVANAVLFFASPLSDYITGETLRVDGGMAM, from the coding sequence ATGGAGATCAACTTAAAAGGAAAAATTTCTCTCGTGACCGGCGCGACACGCGGCATTGGCAAAGCAATCGCCATTGCGCTTGCCGGCGCTGGTAGCGACGTCGCTTTCACTTATAAATCATCAGAGGAAAAAGCCCTCGCGCTTAAAACTGAACTTGAAGCGATGGGCGTTCGGGCGCTCGCGATTTGCGCCGATGCGGCCAGCTTTTCCGAAGCGCAAACCACCATTGATGAAGTCACGAAATCGCTTGGCGGATTGGATATTCTCGTCAATAATGCAGGCATCACGCGCGACACATTGCTGCTCAGAATGTCGGAAGCGCATTGGGACGATGTGCTTTCAAGCAACTTGAAAAGCGTTTTCAATTACACGAAAGCTGCTGCGCGTCCGATGATGTCGAAGCGCGCTGGAAGAATCATCAACATCACCTCGATTATCGGCCTAAGTGGAAATGCAGGGCAGGCCAACTACGCCGCGTCCAAAGCGGGCATTATCGGCTTCACCAAATCCATCGCGAAAGAGTTCGCCTCGCGCAACATTTTGGTCAATGCGATTGCTCCCGGCTGGATCGAAACCGAGATGACTTCAGCCTTGCCAGAAGCGCAACGCAAAGAATATGCCGAAGCAATTCCGCTAAAACGCGCTGGCAAATCCGAAGACGTGGCTAATGCTGTGCTCTTTTTCGCCAGTCCACTTTCGGATTACATCACTGGCGAAACGCTCCGCGTAGACGGCGGCATGGCGATGTAA
- the fabD gene encoding ACP S-malonyltransferase: MKALVFPGQGSQYKGMAKDICERYPECQELVEKANQIVGYSISDIMFDGSEEALRQTRYTQLAIFLHSMMAAHFLDESDVVMTAGHSLGEYSALCFSKSIAFEDAVRIVAKRGELMQKAGETNPGSMAAIIGLDEKVLEDVLSEANTFGTVQAANFNSPGQVVISGEVEAIKKAVEIAKAKGSKLAKELVVSGAFHSALMKPAEKELAEALANIEIKRAEIPVCMNTVAKPVTDADEIRENLIHQLTSPVLWQQSIMHMVAGGVREFLEVGPQKVLQGLIKRIDRSAKLSGVDTAEDMANLLTVSSS, encoded by the coding sequence ATGAAAGCACTTGTTTTTCCCGGGCAAGGTTCGCAATACAAAGGCATGGCCAAAGATATTTGCGAGCGCTATCCTGAATGTCAGGAACTGGTTGAGAAAGCCAATCAAATTGTTGGATATTCAATTTCCGACATCATGTTTGACGGAAGTGAAGAGGCGCTTAGGCAAACCCGCTACACACAGCTTGCCATTTTTCTTCATAGCATGATGGCAGCTCATTTTCTTGACGAATCGGATGTGGTCATGACCGCCGGACACAGCCTTGGCGAGTACAGTGCACTTTGTTTTTCCAAATCGATTGCTTTTGAAGATGCCGTGCGCATTGTGGCCAAACGCGGCGAGCTGATGCAAAAGGCCGGCGAAACCAATCCGGGTTCAATGGCGGCAATCATCGGTCTTGATGAAAAAGTTCTGGAAGATGTCCTTTCTGAGGCAAACACGTTTGGCACGGTTCAAGCCGCTAATTTTAATTCTCCAGGGCAGGTTGTTATTTCGGGGGAAGTAGAAGCGATAAAAAAAGCCGTTGAAATTGCAAAAGCAAAAGGCTCTAAATTGGCCAAAGAGCTGGTGGTTTCAGGCGCGTTTCATTCAGCTTTGATGAAACCGGCGGAAAAAGAACTCGCTGAAGCGCTTGCCAACATTGAAATCAAGCGCGCAGAAATTCCTGTTTGTATGAACACGGTGGCAAAGCCCGTTACCGATGCGGATGAGATTCGCGAAAATTTAATTCATCAGCTCACCAGCCCTGTTTTGTGGCAGCAATCCATCATGCACATGGTGGCCGGTGGTGTACGCGAATTCTTGGAAGTCGGGCCTCAAAAAGTGTTGCAAGGCTTAATCAAGCGCATTGACCGCAGCGCCAAACTTTCCGGTGTTGATACGGCAGAAGATATGGCTAACTTACTAACGGTTAGTTCCTCATAG